The DNA window ACTCTTTAGTCTCCTTGAGCCGTTtccctttgcttctgcattttatCACTTCTCTGTTTAAACTCATTTTTTGGCTAAAGTCTTTCTACAGACAAAAGACAGGTGGAGGacatgggtggtggtggggtggggggtgggggagggggaggactgTAAGATCCTGCTCTGtttcaatactctgtgataaagCTACtaggtagttttctttttcttctgagtatTAGGGCAGAAGTGTGTTTACCACAAGAACTTTAATAGAACTGGGATTTAATATATATtgaaacataatatttttcttccaattaTCTTCATCTCCATCAAACACAACTAAATCAACACTAATTTGTTTCTCAAATAAGTCTGGACTATTTCTATCCACCACACAATCTCTTTCACACTGGCTGTGGTGGAACTTCTCAGGAGTCTCAGACTGAATTCCCCAAAAGACCTCTCATGGTCAGGAAATCCACACCAAAGTCCTGCCATCAGATTCTTCCTCGATGGATTTCTCTCCACTAGAGTTTCCCCAAATAGCAGGATTCCTGCACATGCCCACAGTAGTCCTTCCCATTCATTTGATAAGGTTGCTCAGAACACAATTGTCCAGTTTCTGGAGGGACcagatggagagaaaagaataaCATTTCAATTTTCCCCTAGAAGTGGTAATTTACCCAATTGCTGTAAGTCATAGTAGCTTGAGAGGAAGGGTTTACCTATATCTTGAACACTTAGATCAACATGAGTAATACTTTAGACAAAAAGCCATGAACCTTGTAGCCATATTCACCAGTTCACTCAATAACTAATACTTTcattgctaagtctcttcagctgtgtccaactctttgtgaccctatggactgcagtccaccagacacctctatccatggtattctccaggcatgaatactggagtgggttgccacgcccttctccaggggatcttcctgtctcagggattgaacccatgtctcttatttctcctgcattggcaggcaggtcattaactactagtgccacctgggaagactaaTCCTTTCTTTAGCATTTTATAAAGCTACCAGGTTTTCCATCAGGATTCTTTAGTTTCTTGCCTAGTtttgtaatataatttaaaatttattcaaaacaTGTACTTGtcaaatttccttccttcttgaagATGAAGCACTTTGACAGCAAGCATCAGAGTACAGTAATTTTCATTAAATGATAGAGAGATTTAAAAGCCACAATTAAATACATGATTGCAATGCAATCCATAAAGATACTTGACTACAACAAGCAGAATCATGACTGGTAACATATTATCAGGACATTGCAGATTTTTTAGGAGTTTCATGTAATTTTTAGAATATCTGTGTTAATAGTATTTACTCATACAGTATAACCTCATACAGTATagcaaaactgtccttttcccctTTAACCAAATGTAATGTAATTccattcctcataccttcttttATTGAATACATGAATTAAACTTTCCTTGCATACTGAAGTGTTTCCCTTATTTAATACcttcatttaaatgtttaaattaaaaaaataaatgtttaaattagaTTCCTCAACTTTGCAGTGAGTAGTACTAAGAAGTAAGCAATTATGATCTCTCACATTAACAGTCTGTAGATTACTAAACATAAATATCAATAGTAATTTCTGAAACATGTGCTTTCTTATAGAGAATATCTCAGGATGACACCAAACATATACATCAATAgtcccttcttttctcttcaaGGGGAATCCAATTTTTGATAATTAATGTTTcagtatcttattttatttgagaGTGATCTAGCTAGTCAATAAACTCCTAGACAGTAAAATTCCTTGCTGTCCTCATACCACTTACCCTGTCTTTTACAACAACAATAAGAGCCTTTCTTCTTTGAGCTCCAAACCATCTTTATACAGCAAGTCATGCCTATTTGCCATCATTTCTCTTGTCCAAGTCTAAGTTCTTGACCAGGGCTCTGAAACATTTGCTTTTGACTGGCTTTCTAAAAATGGGTAAACTTTGATGGAGTGTCCTTCCCGATCCCCATGATACATGGCATCCCATGCAACATGACATAGGTACATGGGTACATGGCTCATGTATGACTAAGACtcagttcttaaaatatttaccttaCCACACAACTCCAAAATTTCAAGTTACAAAATATGTGGAGAGGTTATTTTAGATAGACATTCCAAAACATAATTATTCTTATAGAGTTTACCTAGAAGCTCTTGCATCATTTGCCTTGATTTAGTATCATCAtagagcttctcaggtggtgctagtggtactagatgtaagagatgcagatttgctccctaggtcaggaagatcccctggaggagggcacgacaacccactccagtattcttgcctggagaatcctatggacagaggagcctggtgggttccagtccatggggtcataacgagtcagacatgactgaagcaacttagcatgcactcacaatatcatcatagaaagaaagaaaaaaagtgaagtagctcagtcgtgtccgactctgcgactccatggactatagcctaccaagctcctctgtccatgggattctgcaggcaagagtactggagtgggtttccatttccttccacagaggatcttcctgacccaggaatcaaccctgggtctcccacattgtaggcaaatgctttaccatctgagccaccagggaagccagtatcATTATGATGATATCTTTTATGTTACAGGTTATCTTTCTTTCTGATATGTTTGCAAGAGATATAAGGTCTAAAAAATCTAGATACAATAGCAGAattatactgggttggccaaataGTCATTTGTTTTTGTCAATAAGATGGCTCAGATAGCACTTAGTtatctttaacttcatttgaaacaattttgctAGATTGTAATGTGACAGTATATCACAATCAGTCATATCAGTGTGcattaaaaaatcttattaaaattgGTAAATTTTTGTGTAGTCATTGAATATTAAAGACGGGAAAAAAAGCAATGTTTTTTTTgtcatattatgctttattacttcaagaaaggtaaagatataactgaaaaaaagagaaagatttctgCAGTATATGGATAAGGTTCTATGACTGACTGaatgtgtcaaaagtggtttACAAAGTTTCTTGCTGGAGATTTTTCATTGGATAATGCTCCACAGTTTGGTAGACCATTTGAAGTAGATAGTGATCAAATGGAGACATTAATTGAGGACAATAAATGCTATTCAACTTGGGAGATAGCCAGCATACTCAAAATATCTAAGTGAAGCTCTGAAAATCATTTGGATCAGCTTGGCTATGTTAATTGCTTTGACATTTGGATTCCACATCagttaagtgaaagaaaattcTTGACTGTGTTTCTGCATGTGATTCTCTATGTTGcagcaatgaaaatattttgtttttaaaacagacTGTGATGGGTGATGAAAAATgaatactgtacaataatgtggaatgcAAAAGTTTATGGGACCAGGGTATTGATCCACCAGCATCAACAAAGCTGTTCTTCATCCAAATTAAGTGATGCTGTGTATctggtgggattggaagggagtcctctacTATGAACTGATTCTAGAAAACCAAACAATTAATTACAACAAGTAATGATCCCAGTTATATCAATTGAAAGCAACACTCTACAAAAGGCACCCAGAATTAGTCAACATTAAACACATAATCTCCCATCAGGATAACACAAGACTGCTTGTTTCTTTAATGACCAGGCAAAACCTGTTACAGCTTGCCTGGGAAGTGCTGACTTATCCTCTCTATTCAACAGACACTGTACCTTCAGATTTCCACTTACTTtgatctttacaaaattctcctTATGGAAAAATTTAATTCCGTGGAAGACTGTAGAAGGCACCTAGAACagttctttatttaaaaagataaaagttttagGAAGGTGGAACTATGAAGTTGCCTGGAAAATGGCAGAtggtagtggaacaaaatgaatatgttgttcaataaagatcttggtaaaaatgaaaagaaaaatgtgtctcttagttttacttaaaaaatgaaggaactttttggctaaTCTGATACTTAACATCAATGACTCTAAAGATATGACTGTATTAATCAAACGAACAAATTTAAGCAGGTTTCTGTACAAGAACTGATTTAGTACTGAATACTTCCCAGATCCCATGGATCTGAATTCATCCTCgtcaattttctaaatatttaaaggcATTGAATTTGCAAGTGTTCACTTTTAAGTTCATTAACTAGAGCTCAGTTATGAGTTAATTTTCACATGAAGCCAGAGATCTCATAGTTTTTCTGCCTGAGTTATAAAAACCCTCCCTgcactctttcatttttttcccttgagtctTAGGAATTAGAGATGGTCTGCATAAATGTTCCCGAGAGCTCTGGTACAACATTTACATCAAGGTACAAAGGGAGAGAAATACCAACTCCTTTTCCTGGGAGCATAGCTGAAGATCTCTTTGATTTTTGCAAGAATATCCTACAAGATGAAACAGAGCTCTAATCACCCACACTAAATTATTCACAGCCAAATAACAAATCAAAGCAATGCAGAAAGGTCTCTGAGAGTTTCAGTTCTCTAGTCCCTGAAAGGGATATTCCCAATGAATGCCCCATCAGAGAcaaagctgaatgaatgaatgaccaagGCTAGTCCAAAAGGGAAAATCCCAACCAATGTTCTGACACAGGTGAAGCCCAATGCAACAAAGAACTCTGTTACTAAACAAACACATCTCAGCTGGCCAGTGCAaatactgacacacacacatacacaaacatggTAACAAATAAGCTACTGTcatacagacagaaaatcagaGGGCATGTAGTCTCAAAAGTCTACTTTCATGCCCAGACGGAGAGCTCAAATAGATTGGCCCAGttattgaaaaagaatatacccAGAGTGGCTCTCAGGGAGACCTAAGTGGCTCAGTTCTTGTAAGGGAGGTAGCTCAGATGGAGTGGAGGGATTTCCCAGTGCTAGCTGGAGCAACTTAACCTCAAGTGACACTGAACATGGACTGTAGTTTCAGACGTTTCTGGAATCCAAACAGCCTTTGTTGTGAGGTGACTGGTACCTATCATAGAGAGTCTCTTCCAGTTTTCTGAGCAAAGTGAGCCCCAACATCTGCTAGGGGTTCAGGGAAGGGGCTACTTCTGGTTGACCTGCCATGGGCACAGACTCCTGGCTGCCCCACCAAAAATGTTACTGCACGTAAGTCCAGGTGCCTgaggcacagtgaggccaaacaaactgatCCAGACTCTGGAGCAGAGGAAGGGTTTTGCAAGGAGAGCAGGTGGCTCATGCTCAGAAATCCCAAACTCCATGGTAGTTTTGGGAAAAAGTTTTTATAAGCAAAATttgggggcagggctggaggaTGTGTGACTTTCTTCTGCTTGGTGATGAGGTAACAAGGTGATGTTTCAGAATCTTAGGCTCAGTCTGAAGTTGCCATCCTCCACTTAGGTTGGTAGCCTAATTTCCTGTGGAAGAACTCAAAGATTTTGTTATGTCCATTCTTTGAAGAAGAACCCAGACCCTCCCCCAAGGCTGCCCTATTGTTTCttgattgctttttctttttttctgcattccctcccttccctgattagcaactgtttgaatctgcctttTAGAACTCAGGAAGGTAAAAGAGGCTGAATGAAGTATTTCCTACAAATAAGGGACAGGGGACAGGAAAGCTTTTGTGCCCAGGAGGGTATCAACATCCTGCTCAGTTTCAGTAGTAAATGTAATTTTCAACATGGTTTCTGACAATCTTACTCATATTACAAACTGTGATATTTATCACATTTAATTCTGAGATTTGGGCCAGATAGGGCAGTGCTTTAAATATCTGCATGTACATGATTATCAACACacactaatacacacacactcacacaaagaaTGGAAAATGTGAGGTTAGAGAGATAGGCAAGAGGGATGAGACAAGAAAGAGGGACCACTGAGATATATGGGCACAGAGTCCAGGATGGCTCACCAAGATTGTTACCAAACACAAGTTCATGTGCCTGAAGCAAAATAGGACAAATGTAAGAGTTTGAAGCAGAGGAAGGTTTAAACAAGGCCAAGCAAAGAGAATCAGTGGCTAGTACTCAAAAATGTCAATCTCTATGATGGTTTGGGGAAAAAGATTTTATAGGCAAAATTTTGGGGGAGGATGGCAGGCTGTGTGACTTTCCTCTGTCTGGGGCTAAGGTAACAAAACAGTGTTTCCAGAATCTTGTGTTCAGACTGCAGTAACCATCTTCCATTGTAGTGATGGCCTTATTTCATGAAGATGAACTCCAAGATTGCTTTGTAGCCTCTCTGAAGAGGATCTCTTCCAAAGGCTGCTCTGTTTCTTGATTGcttcttctttatgcattccaTCCCTTCCCTgattgatgttgttgttcagtttcttagtcttgtctgactctttgtgaccccatggacttcagcatgccaggctcctctgtcctccactatctcctagagcttgctcagattcatgtccactgagtcagtgatgctatctaaccatctcattctctgttgcccccttctccttttgctttcaaaatttctcagcgtcagggtctttcccaacatGTTggatcttcatatcaggtggccaaagctttagtttcagcatcagtcctttcagtgaatattcacggttgatttcctttacaatcacctggtttgatctccttgcagtccgagggactgtcaacagtcttctccagcaccacaactcaaaaccagcaattcttcagcactcagccttctttatggtccaaatctcatatctgtacatgactactggaaagatcatagctttgactatagggacttttgtcggcaaagcgatgtctttgctttttaatacactgtctaggtttgtcatatcttttctttcaaggagaaagcatcttttactttcccTCGTTAGTAACTATTTGAATCTACCTGTTGAAACTCAGGGAACAGAAAGGAGGCCacatgaagcctatttcctataATCAAGGAACAAGAGACAGAAAAGCTTTTGTGCCCAAGTGGATATCACAGTGTCCTGCTAGGTTTTAATAGTAAATAATTTTGTTCTCAAAAATCACTATGGTATAAGACAATTTTGCTTAGGTTATCAACTGCAGTATGTATCAAATTTAATTTTGGAATTTGATTCCTGGCAAAAAGAAGTGTTTTGAATGAGTTTCCTGCATGTAAATGATTGTtgacacacaaacatatacacattcacacagacacacagacacacaaacacacacactaacacacaAAGGAGAATGCAAGGTTAGATGAGGCAAGAGAGATGTGATAAGAAAGAGGGATCATTTAGATACTTGCAAGAGGTAATGACAAAGTGCCAGAGGAGATGGGCTGTGGGGAGGGTGGTTAAATTGGATGGATAAACCAATGTAACTCTTCTAGATTAAAACAGAATGGAACCTGAGCAATTGTCTAATATTGCCCTCTTATTTCAAAGGTGTGGAAATAAAGGATTGGGGAGGTGAAATAACCTTTCAACATCACATGGTAGCTTTCCCAAGGTAATAAATAGGAAGGAAACTGAGATCAAGGAGAATAGCTGAAAGTCagagacattaaaataaaatctccaaGTGAAGGACTAGAGTGGAAACGAGAGGCAGGGTGGGAGCCCAAATGTGTGGGAGGAAAGTTTTTCTGTGACGTGCAATGTAGGTCAAAGATTTGTCAGTTGGAAGAGAGAGGAAGTTATTATAAGGGTAGTGAGAAAAAAGTTTGCTGAATTAGAGATCAAATGCCAATTCTGAGAGTCAGAAGTTCTACTTCCCATTGAAATGCTGCTTCTGTCACTTCTATTGCTAGCAGTTATTGTCCCGGGTGGTGACAATGAGCATGGTAAGAGTAACTCTCACTGTTCCCAGCACAGGTCAGGGGCTCTGGATAAAAACATGTTGCACCAGTAACAAGGGTCTGGGCTCTCCtgtctcccaccctctcccccattCTGGAGGTTAGGGTTGGAGCCAGAAATGTTTAAGCCTCTAAGTTGTTATTCAGACTCTGGGTTCTTTTCCATCCtaattctctctttctcctcactCTTCTTATCTTTCCACAACCACAGCGTTACAGGGGCCAACCTCCTTCCATCTCATCCAGATTTCAACCTTTGCCAACAGCACCTGGACTCAAAATCAAGGCTCAGGCTGGTTGGACGATTTACAGATTCATGGCTGGGACAGTGACTCAGGCACTGCCATCTTCCTGAAGCCCTGGTCGAAGGGCAACTTCAGTGATGAGGAGCTGGCTGAGCTGGAGGAACTATTCCGAGTCTACTTCATTGAGTTCACTCGGGAAGTGCAGGATATTGCAAGTGAACTCCAGTTTGAATGTGAGTACAGTCCTCTGAACTGGGGAGATTCACGgtgacttttctctttcttggttcAGACTCCCTCTGATCATGGTCTTCTCCTCCCCTTTTTACCCAAGTGCATGTATATACCTCTCCAGAGTAGTCTCCAACCCTGACTCCATACCTCCACCAGGTATCCCAGATTCTTCTTGTTTCTTGCACTCTTCTGTGACAGATGAATCCCCTCTTTTGTAGCCATCTCTTGGTTTGTTTGTGCATAACTGGCTTCTCTCAGATCCCAAGGAAAAGGCTCCTTTTCCTACCTTGTGCCTGAATGAACTAAAGTGTGACTTCTCCAATCCATTGCTCAAACAACTGCGGCCTGATCTCTTCTCTCAGTGTAACTCTCCCCTTTTCCCTGGAGTGCTGCACTCCTGACTCCATCACACATcgctcctcttctcccctcttgcCCACCCAACTTCCTCACAAGAGCCCATCCCCACCATTTACAACATGCATACCTCTCCGGAATGCTCGTCTTTCTGAAAAGTCTCTGAGTACAGCAATTGATTTTTGGGTCATCCTTTCATATCTTTGACCTTTCTCTACATCCAAATCCAAAGTCCCATGtcctttccccatctctttcttgtgtgttttaaaataactaggtctctgttttctttctttatagaccCCTTTGTGATTCAAGGCATAGCAGGTTGTGAGCTGCATTCTGGGAAGGCCATACAAAGCTTCTTGAGAGCAGGTTTTGAAGGACTGGATTTCATGAGCATCAAGAATCATTCATGTGTTCCTGAGCCAGAGGGAGGCAGCAAGGCACAGTGGTTTTGTGTACTCATTACTCAGTACCAAGGCATCTGGGGTATCATAGACACGCTCCTCTCAGAAACCTGCCCCCGATATCTCCTGGGTGTCCTCGATGCAGGGAAGGCAGAACTGCAGAGGCAAGGTTAATCCTGTTCTCTCCCCAAGACTTTCCTATTCACCTCCCACCACCTTCTTTAAATTTGAGAGTAGGAGGTACCTATGAAGAGAGGGGTTTTATCAATACATTACTTAGTTTCCAAAGAAGTGGAAGAGGTCACTGTCCACACTTGTGGGTTTCTGACTCTGTAAGCTAGAGATTAGAGACATAACTTGATACTCTTTCTACCCCTTCCTACCCCAGTGAAGCCAGAggcctggctgtccagtggcccCCCTCCCCGGCCTGGCCACCTGCGGCTGGTCTGCCACGTCTCAGGATTCTACCCAAAACCCGTGTGGGTGACGTGGGTGAGGGGCgagcaggaggagcctggcactCAGCAAGGAGACATCATGCCCAATGCAGACTGGACGTGGTATCTCCGGGTAACCCTGGATGTGGCGGCTGGGGAGGCGGCTGGCCTGAGCTGCCGAGTGAAGCACAGCAGTCTAGGAGACCAGGACATCATCCTGTACTGGGGTGAGGAGGAAGTGGGGATGGGAGAAGGTGGTCCTCAAGCCCAGAGGGagggcctggggaaggggagggatttGATGGGTGAGATACGGAGAGatggatggagagaggggagaaagagTGACAGAGGGAGAGGTaggaagggagaggcagagagagagaaaagctgaGGTTTATTTCTGGGACTACAGTGCTgagagaatgaaaataatgatcTAAGCTATAGAATAGGTAAGGATGAAGGACTACAGACTGGGTGGGATGGGGCAAGAAGGCGAGGCTAAGGGTGGCTGTGACTATATGACATCTGGGAATAAGAGAAAGGGAATCAGAAATGTTGGTAAGCAGGTAACAGTGGTGCTGACACTCAGGTGGGCAGGAAGGCCAGGAGAACTAGTGAATGGGTTTAACATGACATTCTTGTGTCCTCTCCATATTGCCAGGACACCCCACGTACATTGGCCTGATATTTGTGGCAATAATAGTGCCCTCCTTGATCCTTTTGATATGTCTTGCATTATGGTTTTGGAGGCGCTggtgagttttcatttttaaccttTCCTTTCTGCCCATTCTGTCACTCTTTCCCTCCACTTAGTTACTACATCATTCTAGTCTCAACATTTCCATCAgaacttttcccctttcttccaaCTCATGTTTTTAtgcaaatctatttttttaaagtaatggcAAATTGTACATGACATAAAACTTACCACAGTAGTCATTTTGAATGTACCGTTTAGTAGGATTGAGTTCATTCACATTGTATGCAAGCAACATCTAgaactcttttcattttaaaaaactgaatgtcTATGCCCATGAAGTCCCATTCCTCATTCATTGCTCTTCCATCCCTTGGCAACCTTCATTTTACTTTCCGTCTACAGAAATCTGACTACTTTAAGTAATTCTTATAAGTGTAATCAGcactgtttttcttcttgtgaCTGCCTTATTCCATGCAGCTTAGTGTCCTCATGATTCATTCATGTAGCAAGACATattagaatttctttcctttttaagactgtATAACaaattttatctattcatctgccaatggaagCTTGACTTGAATTGactttttggctgttgtgaatactgCTGCCATGAACATAGCTATACAAATATCTGTTTTGTAGAGTAATTTtgtttgcttctgttctttttatttaatttaaaagttttttttttgtcagaatatagttgatttaaatattgtgttactttctgttgtacagcaaaatgaatcagttatacatatacccactccttttagattctattcccacaTAGATcattagagtattgagtagaattccctgtgatACACAGTGGGTCCCctgttgattttctattttatatatatttgtgtgtatatgtcaattccaatcttccAATGTATCCCTCACTCCTGCTCCCCTAGTAACCATAAGATTGTTGTATAAAACTGTaactctatttctactttgtaaataagtttatttgtatcattttttagattccgcatataaacAATGTCATAATTTGTTCTCTGTCCAACTGCTTGTGTTCTTAACAGGTCATATCAGACTATCTTGTGAGCCTTCACCATgtctcctttcccatttggagCAATTACCCAGGAGCCCAGAAATTCAGGTTGACAGCCCAGGAGTCAATCTcattatattttatcaaataacCATCATATTTGATCAAATCAGTGTTCTGATAAGCTTTAGATAAATCATAATTTATACACTGGtggaaaatgattaaaaaaatgtacCTTATGAGACAATATCACTATTAGAGTCCACGCAGATTTCACAGATGTGAAGTGTGAGAAAGAATGTATCTCAGAATAAATGTGGTGTACAGGACTAAATGGTGACATCCCTTtgacttcttattttatttttttttcatttatttttattagctggaggttaatgactttacaataatgtagtggtttttgccatacattgacatgaatcagccatggatttacatgtgttccccatcccgatcctccctcccacatccctccccatcccatccctctgggtcttattTGACTTCttattttacaacatttttttcacttcttctaCTGAAATATCATTTGTCAAAGTGAGCTAACTGCAATTATGCCAAGATAATCGTATTTGCAGAGATGCCCagcattttaacttaatttcacTGTATCTGCTTGGATGATTTTCTATCCTGGAGAAGCTGAGCtccttcttcctccaggaagccttccttagtCCTACAGTAGAAGTAACCATCCCTTGACTGATGTCATGCAGAGATCTACTTTACTCTTTACCCAGAACACTGCAGTTCTTTatgttcttcttttccttcttatgAGTTGCAAGAAAGTTCTTTGAAAGGCTTGCTGTAAGTGAATCCTAGGCAAGGTCTCttatgtatgtgtttgtttagTAAAATAATCTGCGTTGGTTGCCACATtaacagtctctctctctttttttttttttttcaaaatcatctcctttttttcctctttagttaATATTCTGGATTTTCCTCTTACTAAAATATATCACACTCTCCTTATTTCTACCCTGAACACTTCTGAAGAAAACTACTTGTGCCCATACTGTAACTATAGTTTGCCTATAAAAATTCACCAGAGAAATATCTTATTCATCATTATTTAGTGAGAATGAATGACAGGCAGGATGTGTAAGGGGTAATGGTGCAGGTAGGTTGTTAAATATTCAAGCAAATGAGTCAAGaggacttttctttctctcagggACTTTGACATGTTTATCATGTCAGTTTTATCTCGGacttttgtttacatttattctttttcttttgttttcctatttcaaGTTT is part of the Odocoileus virginianus isolate 20LAN1187 ecotype Illinois chromosome 5, Ovbor_1.2, whole genome shotgun sequence genome and encodes:
- the LOC110151440 gene encoding T-cell surface glycoprotein CD1b-3 produces the protein MLLLSLLLLAVIVPGGDNEHALQGPTSFHLIQISTFANSTWTQNQGSGWLDDLQIHGWDSDSGTAIFLKPWSKGNFSDEELAELEELFRVYFIEFTREVQDIASELQFEYPFVIQGIAGCELHSGKAIQSFLRAGFEGLDFMSIKNHSCVPEPEGGSKAQWFCVLITQYQGIWGIIDTLLSETCPRYLLGVLDAGKAELQRQVKPEAWLSSGPPPRPGHLRLVCHVSGFYPKPVWVTWVRGEQEEPGTQQGDIMPNADWTWYLRVTLDVAAGEAAGLSCRVKHSSLGDQDIILYWGHPTYIGLIFVAIIVPSLILLICLALWFWRRWSYQTIL